In Rattus rattus isolate New Zealand chromosome 9, Rrattus_CSIRO_v1, whole genome shotgun sequence, a genomic segment contains:
- the LOC116910361 gene encoding uncharacterized protein LOC116910361, which produces MKDFVGEKIGVGGLRNTVEQIGVEVNDKEYVDLLERLPFDENNNVFRNRLLSTLKSYKGGRVDPNKLKTLLMNLDLKLKNREMKKVMQKQTAGGEKVNIKDVKTFVEDTGITLTPKEQVELIKNLPVDDEGNIHERRLIDELKSFGGGTVNVNNMENVLENLKIKLSDEKVKELSENLPADSSGMTNFQTMLKEIRKLTGGKIDAKVTQKVLGSIGIELTDKDVSDLLKRLPVAGLGKSQWQGTCSDIQNLGFSPEHYLKEDEEEGKEEDKRNLGA; this is translated from the exons atgaaagactttgtaG GAGAAAAGATTGGTGTCGGTGGCCTGAGAAACACTGTGGAACAGATAGGAGTTGAAGTGAACGATAAAGAGTATGTGGACCTGCTGGAAAGGCTGCCGTTCGATG aaaataataatgtttttcGGAATAGACTCCTGTCAACTCTCAAGTCTTACAAAG gtggaaGAGTTGATCCCAATAAGCTGAAGACGCTCCTCATGAACTTGGATCTGAAACtcaaaaacagagaaatgaagaAGGTGATGCAGAAGCAAACTGCGGGTG GAGAAAAAGTTAATATCAAAGATGTGAAAACTTTTGTGGAAGATACTGGGATAACATTGACACCCAAAGAACAGGTGGAACTGATTAAAAATCTACCAGTTGATG ATGAAGGAAACATACATGAGAGAAGATTGATAGATGAGCTGAAATCTTTCGGAG GTGGGACGGTTAATGTCAATAACATGGAAAATGTTCTCGAAAATTTGAAGATCAAGCTGTCAGATGAGAAAGTAAAAGAACTGTCAGAAAACCTTCCAGCTGACT CTTCTGGGATGACCAATTTTCAGACAATgctgaaagaaataagaaaactgacTG GAGGAAAGATTGATGCTAAAGTCACACAAAAAGTGCTCGGAAGCATAGGCATAGAGCTTACAGATAAAGACGTCAGTGACCTGCTGAAAAGGTTGCCTGTTGCTG GGCTGGGGAAGTCTCAGTGGCAGGGCACTTGCTCAGATATACAAAACCTTGGGTTTAGTCCTGAGCACTACTtgaaggaggacgaggaggaaggaaaggaggaggacaaGAGGAACCTTGGAGCTTAG